A genomic window from Streptomyces mirabilis includes:
- a CDS encoding endo-beta-N-acetylglucosaminidase, which translates to MNPTRRTVLLAGAAAALLPALPGLPAVAATEAAATAAPPYASYWYPDSLPSGTPGTGITWRSLKAWSAATDADLAFNASTVPLAARFTPTPANTTARSGQARIQSLVSFGPTSSNPAQGAATADYYALTHWAYLDELVFWGGSAGEGLILAPNAPIVDAAHRHGVPVLGNVFLPPVAYGGQLQWTRDLVQKDSAGHYPLAARLVAVAAAYGFDGWFINAETSGGNTALATAMLGFMNELKSLGTAQGQRVTWYDAMTVSGSVSWQGALNNQNKTFFQAADSMFVDFRWSQSSLASSATTAQQLGRSPYELWAGLDVEANGTGASVNWDAIVPSAKAHVTSLGFYRPEWTRNHLPASRTPGDFHAADDLFWTGSSLDPSKPDTSASWRAPAVSVADRSTVASLPFATVFNTGHGLKWCEDGEVTSDQAWNHLGLQDRLPSRRWVVRTDGQRPAVTFDFADAWRGGSSLLVAGALDAPTTLDLYATRLPLTAETVVELTYRTDAGAAAVELAVATAEPSAAGGAPPYTYFPLTSSGDGWETATVPLTGLSGTAHALGVRLTASSGPVRWRLGGLAVRDAVLTPAAPTDLRVTGADGGNLRFAWQGAPGEVRHYELYRTLPDGTRRFLGGTCQSAFYVGGLTAEQGESSGGFEVRAVGELFTVSTAATTTHTW; encoded by the coding sequence CTGGCGCAGTCTCAAGGCATGGAGCGCCGCGACCGACGCCGACCTGGCGTTCAACGCGTCGACCGTGCCGCTCGCCGCGCGCTTCACTCCGACCCCGGCCAACACGACCGCCCGCAGCGGCCAGGCCCGTATCCAGTCCCTCGTCTCCTTCGGCCCCACGTCGAGCAACCCCGCGCAGGGCGCCGCCACCGCCGACTACTACGCCCTCACCCACTGGGCGTATCTGGACGAACTCGTCTTCTGGGGCGGCTCGGCGGGGGAGGGCCTGATCCTCGCGCCGAACGCCCCGATCGTCGACGCGGCCCACCGGCACGGTGTGCCCGTCCTCGGCAATGTCTTCCTGCCGCCCGTCGCCTACGGCGGACAGCTCCAGTGGACCCGCGACCTGGTGCAGAAGGATTCCGCCGGGCACTACCCGCTCGCCGCGCGGCTCGTCGCGGTGGCGGCGGCGTACGGCTTCGACGGATGGTTCATCAACGCGGAGACCAGCGGCGGGAACACCGCGCTCGCCACCGCCATGCTCGGCTTCATGAACGAACTGAAGTCGCTCGGGACGGCTCAGGGGCAGCGCGTCACCTGGTACGACGCGATGACCGTGAGCGGCTCGGTGAGCTGGCAGGGCGCCCTGAACAACCAGAACAAGACGTTCTTCCAGGCCGCCGACTCCATGTTCGTCGACTTCCGCTGGTCGCAGAGCAGCCTGGCCTCCTCCGCGACGACGGCCCAGCAACTCGGGCGCAGTCCCTACGAGTTGTGGGCGGGCCTCGACGTCGAGGCCAACGGGACCGGCGCCTCCGTCAATTGGGACGCCATCGTGCCGAGCGCCAAGGCCCACGTCACCTCGCTCGGCTTCTACCGGCCCGAGTGGACCCGCAACCACCTGCCCGCGAGCCGGACCCCCGGCGACTTCCACGCCGCCGACGACCTGTTCTGGACCGGCTCCTCCCTCGACCCCTCCAAGCCCGACACGAGCGCGAGCTGGCGCGCCCCGGCCGTCTCCGTCGCCGACCGCTCGACGGTCGCCTCACTCCCGTTCGCGACCGTCTTCAACACCGGCCACGGGCTGAAGTGGTGCGAGGACGGCGAGGTCACCTCGGACCAGGCCTGGAACCACCTCGGTCTCCAGGACCGGCTGCCCTCCCGCCGCTGGGTCGTGCGGACGGACGGACAGCGCCCCGCCGTCACCTTCGACTTCGCGGACGCCTGGCGGGGCGGAAGCAGCCTGCTCGTCGCCGGCGCCCTCGACGCGCCCACCACGCTGGACCTGTACGCGACGAGGCTGCCGCTCACCGCGGAGACGGTGGTCGAGCTCACCTACCGCACGGACGCGGGCGCCGCCGCCGTGGAGCTGGCCGTCGCCACCGCCGAGCCGAGCGCGGCGGGCGGGGCGCCCCCGTACACGTACTTCCCGCTCACGTCCTCGGGCGACGGCTGGGAGACCGCCACCGTGCCGCTGACCGGACTGAGCGGGACCGCGCACGCGCTGGGCGTGCGGCTGACGGCGAGCAGTGGTCCGGTGCGCTGGCGCCTGGGCGGGCTCGCGGTCCGCGATGCCGTGCTCACCCCCGCCGCACCCACCGACCTGCGCGTCACCGGCGCCGACGGCGGCAACCTGCGCTTCGCCTGGCAGGGCGCCCCCGGCGAAGTACGCCATTACGAGCTGTACCGGACGCTCCCCGACGGCACGCGCCGCTTCCTCGGCGGCACCTGCCAGAGCGCGTTCTACGTCGGCGGTCTCACCGCCGAGCAGGGCGAGTCGTCCGGGGGGTTCGAAGTGCGCGCGGTGGGGGAGCTGTTCACCGTCTCGACCGCCGCCACGACCACCCACACCTGGTAG
- a CDS encoding alpha-mannosidase has protein sequence MHDDRTLVEARLKRVLDERIRPAVYPESVPLDVAVWHAPGEPVPVAEGLAATPEPIEVGARWGAPWGTSWFRVTGTVPEAWAGKTVEALLDLGFDENMPGFQCEGLVYRPDGSPVKGLNPRNQWVRIGAPVEGGEEVRLHVEAASNPVILDYHPFLPTQLGDKETAGSEPQYTLTRMDLAVLDETVWELVLDLEVLGELMAELPVESARRWDILRAVDKALDAVDLQDVGATAAAARERLAGVLAEPAVPSAHRISAVGHAHIDSAWLWPLRETVRKVARTTSNMTALIEDEPEFVFAMSQAQQWAWVKEHRPEVWARVKKAVAEGRFVPAGGMWVESDTNMPGSEAMARQFVHGKRFFLDEFGIENDEAWLPDTFGFAAGLPQIIKAAGSKWLLTQKISWSQTNKFPHHTFQWEGIDGTRIFTHFPPVDTYNCSMRGSELAHAAKNFKDKGSARHSLAPTGWGDGGGGTTREMVAKAARVRDLEGSATVVWETPTEFFKKAEAEYPNAPVWVGELYLELHRATLTSQSRTKQGNRRSEHLLREAELWAATAAVRTGFPYPYEELDRIWKTVLLHQFHDILPGSSIAWVHREARRTYERVAEELTGIIDAAQRALAGEGGTELVFNSAPHRRDGVPAGGALPAAATGEVALASRVGGGHVLDNGLLRVEIDARGLVVSAYDIDADRETIAPGRAANLLQIHPDFPNMWDAWDVDEFYRNTVTDLVDADEVVPGEDGVSVRIVRSFGASRVTQVLSLAPGERRLGIDTEVDWHETEKFLKLAFPLDVHAERYASETQFGHFYRPTHTNTSWEAAKFEACNHRFVHMEEPGWGVALVNDSTYGHDVTRTVRDSDSGTTTTVRVSLLRAPRFPDPETDQGVHRFRHALVPGAGIGDAVREGWRINLPERRVSGEREVAPLVEVAQDAVVVTAVKLADDGSGDVVVRFHESRGGRTGATLTAGFEIGDVTVTDLLERPLVDAVAPRRDGDRVTLSLRPFELVTLRLTRA, from the coding sequence ATGCATGACGACCGCACCCTGGTCGAAGCCCGCCTCAAGCGCGTCCTCGACGAGCGTATCCGACCCGCCGTGTACCCCGAGTCCGTGCCGCTGGACGTCGCGGTGTGGCACGCTCCCGGTGAGCCGGTGCCGGTCGCCGAGGGGCTCGCGGCCACACCCGAGCCGATCGAGGTGGGTGCGCGCTGGGGCGCTCCGTGGGGCACCAGCTGGTTCCGGGTCACCGGGACCGTCCCGGAGGCGTGGGCAGGGAAGACCGTCGAGGCCCTGCTGGACCTCGGCTTCGACGAGAACATGCCCGGCTTCCAGTGCGAGGGGCTCGTCTACCGGCCCGACGGCTCTCCGGTGAAGGGACTCAACCCGCGCAACCAGTGGGTGCGCATCGGCGCCCCGGTCGAGGGCGGCGAGGAGGTCCGGCTGCACGTCGAGGCCGCGTCCAACCCGGTGATCCTCGACTACCATCCCTTCCTGCCCACCCAGTTGGGCGACAAGGAGACCGCGGGCAGCGAGCCGCAGTACACCCTCACCCGGATGGACCTCGCCGTCCTCGACGAGACCGTGTGGGAGCTGGTGCTCGACCTGGAGGTCCTCGGCGAGCTGATGGCGGAGCTGCCGGTGGAGTCGGCGCGGCGCTGGGACATCCTGCGCGCGGTGGACAAGGCGCTCGACGCGGTCGACCTGCAGGACGTGGGTGCGACCGCCGCCGCGGCCCGCGAACGGCTGGCCGGGGTGCTCGCCGAGCCCGCCGTCCCGTCCGCGCACCGCATCAGCGCCGTCGGGCACGCGCACATCGACTCGGCGTGGCTGTGGCCGCTGCGCGAGACCGTCCGCAAGGTGGCGCGGACCACCTCCAACATGACCGCGCTCATCGAGGACGAGCCCGAGTTCGTCTTCGCGATGTCCCAGGCCCAGCAGTGGGCCTGGGTGAAGGAGCACCGGCCCGAGGTGTGGGCGCGGGTGAAGAAGGCGGTCGCGGAGGGTCGGTTCGTGCCCGCGGGCGGTATGTGGGTCGAGTCGGACACCAACATGCCGGGCTCGGAGGCGATGGCCCGTCAGTTCGTGCACGGCAAGCGGTTCTTCCTCGACGAGTTCGGCATCGAGAACGACGAGGCCTGGCTGCCGGACACCTTCGGCTTCGCCGCGGGACTTCCGCAGATCATCAAGGCGGCGGGCTCCAAATGGCTGCTCACCCAGAAGATCTCGTGGTCGCAGACCAACAAGTTCCCGCACCACACCTTCCAGTGGGAGGGCATCGACGGCACCCGCATCTTCACGCACTTCCCGCCCGTCGACACCTACAACTGCTCCATGCGGGGCAGCGAACTCGCGCACGCGGCAAAGAACTTCAAGGACAAGGGCTCCGCCCGGCACTCCCTCGCCCCCACCGGCTGGGGTGACGGAGGCGGCGGTACCACCCGCGAGATGGTGGCCAAGGCGGCCAGGGTCCGTGACCTCGAAGGCTCCGCCACCGTGGTGTGGGAGACCCCGACGGAGTTCTTCAAGAAGGCCGAGGCCGAGTACCCGAACGCCCCTGTCTGGGTCGGCGAGTTGTACCTCGAACTGCACCGCGCCACGCTCACCAGCCAGTCGAGGACCAAGCAGGGCAACCGGCGCAGCGAACACCTCCTGCGTGAGGCCGAACTCTGGGCCGCGACCGCCGCCGTACGGACCGGATTCCCCTACCCGTATGAGGAGTTGGACCGCATCTGGAAGACGGTCCTGCTCCACCAGTTCCACGACATCCTGCCCGGCTCGTCCATCGCCTGGGTGCACCGGGAGGCGCGCAGGACGTACGAGCGGGTCGCCGAGGAGCTGACCGGCATCATCGACGCGGCGCAGCGGGCGCTGGCGGGTGAAGGCGGGACGGAGCTCGTGTTCAACTCCGCCCCGCACCGCAGGGACGGGGTCCCGGCGGGCGGGGCCCTGCCCGCCGCCGCGACGGGCGAGGTGGCGCTCGCGTCGCGCGTAGGCGGCGGCCACGTCCTCGACAACGGCCTGCTGAGGGTCGAGATCGACGCCCGGGGCCTGGTCGTCTCCGCGTACGACATCGACGCCGACCGCGAGACGATCGCCCCGGGACGCGCCGCGAATCTGCTCCAGATCCACCCCGACTTCCCGAACATGTGGGACGCCTGGGACGTCGACGAGTTCTACCGCAACACGGTCACCGACCTGGTCGACGCGGACGAGGTCGTGCCGGGCGAGGACGGTGTGTCGGTGCGGATCGTACGGTCCTTCGGCGCGTCGCGGGTCACCCAGGTGCTGTCGCTCGCGCCGGGGGAGCGGCGGCTCGGCATCGACACCGAGGTCGACTGGCACGAGACGGAGAAGTTCCTGAAGCTCGCCTTCCCGCTCGACGTGCACGCGGAGCGGTACGCCTCCGAGACGCAGTTCGGGCACTTCTACCGGCCGACGCACACCAACACGTCCTGGGAGGCGGCCAAGTTCGAGGCGTGCAACCACCGGTTCGTGCACATGGAGGAGCCGGGCTGGGGTGTCGCGCTCGTCAACGACTCGACCTACGGCCATGACGTGACCCGTACGGTCCGCGACAGCGACTCCGGTACGACCACGACCGTGCGCGTCTCGTTGCTGCGTGCCCCGCGCTTCCCCGACCCCGAGACCGACCAGGGCGTCCACCGCTTCCGGCACGCGCTGGTGCCGGGGGCCGGCATCGGGGACGCGGTGCGTGAGGGGTGGCGGATCAATCTGCCGGAGCGGCGGGTGAGCGGCGAGCGTGAGGTCGCGCCCCTGGTGGAGGTGGCGCAGGACGCGGTCGTGGTGACCGCGGTCAAGCTCGCCGACGACGGCAGTGGGGATGTGGTCGTACGCTTCCACGAGTCCCGGGGCGGGCGCACCGGGGCCACGCTGACGGCCGGGTTCGAGATCGGGGACGTCACCGTCACCGACCTGCTGGAGCGTCCCCTCGTGGACGCCGTCGCGCCGCGGCGCGACGGTGACCGGGTCACCCTGTCGCTGCGCCCCTTCGAGCTGGTCACTCTGCGGCTGACACGCGCCTGA
- a CDS encoding FadR/GntR family transcriptional regulator codes for MDESAPQKGTVTQRAIERIKAMIGEGRLEPGQRLPTERDLAAQLGMSRSSMREAIRALTVLGVLEARHGSGIYVTQLEAGDLLETFGVVADLSRGPRLVELLEVRRILESTATALAAARITADQLAEVEKHLLAMNATDDPEEILAHDLAFHREIAAAAGNETMAAILEGLSSRTFRARVWRGYEEEGAFERTRREHAAIHRALVAHDPEAARAAAAAHVGEVEQWLRTQLTQ; via the coding sequence GTGGACGAGTCGGCCCCGCAGAAGGGCACCGTGACGCAGCGCGCCATCGAGCGGATCAAGGCGATGATCGGCGAGGGCCGGCTGGAGCCCGGGCAGCGGCTGCCGACCGAGCGTGATCTCGCCGCCCAGCTGGGCATGTCCCGCAGCTCGATGCGCGAGGCGATCCGCGCGCTCACGGTCCTCGGCGTGCTGGAGGCCCGGCACGGCTCGGGCATCTACGTCACCCAGCTGGAGGCCGGGGACCTGCTGGAGACCTTCGGCGTGGTGGCCGACCTCTCGCGCGGGCCGCGGCTGGTCGAGCTGCTGGAGGTGCGGCGGATCCTGGAGTCGACGGCGACCGCGCTGGCCGCCGCGCGGATCACGGCGGACCAGCTCGCCGAGGTCGAGAAACACCTGCTGGCGATGAACGCGACGGACGACCCGGAGGAGATCCTCGCCCACGATCTGGCCTTCCACCGCGAGATCGCGGCCGCCGCGGGCAACGAGACCATGGCCGCCATCCTGGAGGGCCTGTCCTCGCGCACGTTCCGTGCCCGGGTCTGGCGGGGCTACGAGGAGGAGGGCGCCTTCGAGCGCACACGCCGCGAGCACGCGGCGATCCACCGCGCGCTGGTGGCTCACGACCCGGAGGCCGCCAGGGCTGCCGCCGCCGCGCACGTGGGCGAAGTGGAGCAGTGGCTGCGGACCCAGCTCACGCAGTAG
- a CDS encoding sugar ABC transporter substrate-binding protein, whose protein sequence is MAGRNVRNTRIASRAVRAAAAAACATLVLAACGSTKDSVSSGGGGTGKVGVILPLLTSPFWQSYNDYVPKMAKSEGVDALKTVNSNSDPSQQITDINNQLNQGVKGLVVAPLDSAAIAAGLDQAERKGVPVVAVDVAPEKGKVAMVVRANNVAYGEKACEYLGKQIPSGKVVQIMGDLASVNGRDRSEAFRTCVQKNYPKLKVLEIPAKWESDTAASKLDTLLNANPDIKGIYMQAGGVYLAPTLQTLKSKGMLKKAGQAGHITIVSNDGIPQEFDAIRKGEIDATVSQPADAYAKYGMYYIKAAMQGKTFKTGPTDHDSEIVKLPSGILEDQLPAPLVTKDNVDDPKLWGNTVK, encoded by the coding sequence ATGGCCGGCAGAAACGTGCGGAACACGCGAATTGCGTCGCGGGCAGTGCGTGCGGCGGCTGCGGCCGCCTGCGCGACCCTCGTGCTCGCGGCATGCGGCAGCACCAAGGACTCCGTGTCGTCGGGCGGCGGAGGCACCGGCAAGGTCGGGGTCATCCTGCCCCTGCTGACCTCGCCGTTCTGGCAGTCCTACAACGACTACGTGCCGAAGATGGCGAAGTCCGAAGGGGTCGACGCCCTCAAGACCGTCAACTCCAACAGCGACCCGTCCCAGCAGATCACCGACATCAACAACCAGCTCAACCAGGGCGTGAAGGGCCTCGTCGTGGCCCCCCTGGACAGCGCCGCGATCGCCGCCGGGCTCGACCAGGCCGAGCGCAAGGGCGTTCCCGTGGTCGCCGTCGACGTGGCGCCCGAGAAGGGCAAGGTCGCCATGGTCGTACGCGCCAACAACGTCGCGTACGGCGAGAAGGCCTGCGAGTACCTCGGCAAGCAGATCCCCTCCGGCAAGGTCGTGCAGATCATGGGCGACCTGGCCTCGGTCAACGGCCGGGACCGCTCCGAGGCATTCCGCACCTGCGTGCAGAAGAACTACCCGAAGCTGAAGGTCCTGGAGATCCCGGCCAAGTGGGAGTCCGACACCGCGGCCTCCAAGCTCGACACCCTGCTGAACGCCAACCCCGACATCAAGGGCATCTACATGCAGGCGGGCGGCGTCTACCTCGCGCCGACCCTCCAAACGCTCAAGTCCAAGGGCATGCTGAAGAAGGCCGGCCAGGCGGGCCACATCACGATCGTCTCGAACGACGGCATCCCGCAGGAGTTCGACGCCATCCGCAAGGGCGAGATCGACGCCACCGTCTCCCAGCCGGCCGACGCGTACGCCAAGTACGGCATGTACTACATCAAGGCCGCGATGCAGGGGAAGACGTTCAAGACCGGCCCGACCGACCACGACTCCGAGATCGTCAAGCTGCCCAGCGGCATCCTGGAGGACCAGCTGCCCGCGCCGCTGGTGACCAAGGACAACGTCGACGACCCCAAGCTCTGGGGCAACACGGTCAAATGA
- a CDS encoding sugar ABC transporter ATP-binding protein, with the protein MSTPLVEARGVAKRYGPTVALQDGRLTVLPGESHALVGRNGAGKSTLVTVLTGLQAPDEGEVRFDGEPAPALTDRDAWRRKVACVYQKPTVVPELTVAENLFINRQPVGRGGFISWRRLRAEAAQVLDTWDVHVDPEARTADLKVEDRQMVEIARALSFGARFIVLDEPTAQLDNREIERLFTRMRALQESGVTFLFISHHLQEVYEVCQTVTVLRDARWITTAPVAELPRTALVEAMAGESIAERTVTHQSVAADTPVLLDARGLTSDAYEDIDLTVRRGEVLGLAGSSGSGKIELAESFAGLHTPTGGTAQLEGERLPFGDVQAALKAGVACVPRDRHEQGLVSGMTIGDNTTMSVLNRLGRYGFISAARKRGFATELIERLDIHTEGPEQPVSDLSGGNAQKVVMARALASDPRLLVLINPTAGVDVKSKESLLSRMDSASEDGTAVLVVSDELDDLRRCDRVLVLFHGRVVAEHPAGWHDHELIASIEGVDHG; encoded by the coding sequence ATGAGCACCCCACTGGTGGAGGCGCGGGGGGTGGCCAAGCGGTACGGCCCCACCGTCGCCCTCCAAGACGGCCGGCTCACCGTTCTCCCCGGTGAGTCCCACGCCCTCGTCGGGCGCAACGGCGCGGGCAAGTCCACCCTCGTCACCGTCCTCACCGGCCTCCAGGCCCCCGACGAGGGCGAGGTCCGCTTCGACGGTGAGCCCGCGCCCGCGCTCACCGACCGCGACGCCTGGCGCCGCAAGGTGGCCTGCGTCTACCAGAAGCCCACCGTCGTACCGGAGCTGACGGTCGCGGAGAACCTCTTCATCAACCGGCAGCCGGTCGGGCGCGGCGGCTTCATCAGCTGGCGCAGGCTGCGGGCCGAGGCGGCGCAGGTCCTGGACACCTGGGACGTGCACGTCGACCCGGAGGCCCGCACCGCCGACCTCAAGGTCGAGGACCGCCAGATGGTCGAGATCGCCCGGGCGCTCAGCTTCGGCGCCCGGTTCATCGTCCTCGACGAGCCGACCGCGCAGCTCGACAACCGGGAGATCGAACGGCTCTTCACCCGGATGCGCGCGCTCCAGGAGTCCGGTGTCACCTTCCTGTTCATCTCGCACCACCTCCAGGAGGTGTACGAGGTGTGCCAGACGGTCACCGTGCTGCGCGACGCCCGCTGGATCACCACCGCGCCGGTCGCCGAACTCCCCCGCACGGCCCTGGTGGAGGCCATGGCGGGGGAGTCGATCGCCGAGCGGACCGTCACGCACCAGTCCGTCGCCGCGGACACCCCGGTGCTGCTCGACGCCCGGGGGCTCACCTCGGACGCGTACGAGGACATCGACCTCACCGTCCGCCGCGGGGAGGTCCTCGGCCTCGCCGGCTCCAGCGGCAGCGGCAAGATCGAGCTTGCCGAGTCGTTCGCCGGACTGCACACCCCGACCGGCGGCACGGCTCAACTCGAAGGTGAAAGGCTGCCGTTCGGTGACGTGCAGGCCGCGCTCAAGGCGGGCGTCGCCTGTGTCCCGCGCGACCGGCACGAGCAGGGTCTCGTCTCCGGCATGACCATCGGCGACAACACCACCATGAGCGTCCTGAACCGGCTCGGCCGCTACGGCTTCATCTCCGCCGCCCGCAAGCGGGGCTTCGCCACCGAGCTGATCGAACGCCTCGACATCCACACCGAGGGCCCCGAACAGCCCGTCTCCGACCTCTCCGGCGGCAACGCCCAGAAGGTCGTCATGGCGCGCGCCCTCGCCTCCGACCCCCGCCTCCTCGTCCTCATCAACCCCACCGCGGGCGTCGACGTGAAGTCCAAGGAGTCACTGCTGTCCCGGATGGACAGCGCCAGCGAGGACGGCACCGCCGTGCTCGTCGTCTCCGACGAACTCGACGACCTGCGCCGCTGCGACCGCGTCCTCGTCCTCTTCCACGGCCGTGTCGTCGCCGAGCACCCGGCGGGCTGGCACGACCACGAGCTGATCGCCTCCATCGAAGGAGTGGACCATGGCTGA
- a CDS encoding ABC transporter permease: MADTKAPSASSPTTARVPDARAAKTVLLRRARELALVPALLVLLVLGAIVNDSFLTERNLISILGASAALAMVVLAESLVLITGKIDLSLESVVGIAPAVGALLVLPSAQSGWGTEWSVALALVAILVVGGVIGAFNGILVVKFKLNAFIVTLAMLIVLRGLLVGATKGKTLFGMPDAFFQLATSTFLRVPLSVWLAAVAFGVAGLILKYHRVGRALYAIGGNTEAARAAGIRVDRMLLGVSVVAGVLASVGGIMQTGYVGAISANQGNNMIFTVMAAAVIGGISLDGGKGTMFGALTGVLLLGVVQNLLTLAQVPSFWIQAIYGGIILVALMIARVTTGRAQD; encoded by the coding sequence ATGGCTGACACGAAGGCCCCGTCGGCCTCGTCGCCCACCACCGCGCGCGTCCCCGACGCACGGGCCGCCAAGACCGTACTGCTCCGCAGGGCCCGTGAACTCGCCCTGGTGCCCGCTTTGTTGGTGCTGCTGGTGCTCGGCGCGATCGTCAACGACTCGTTCCTCACGGAACGGAACCTGATCTCCATCCTGGGCGCCTCGGCGGCCCTCGCGATGGTGGTCCTCGCCGAGTCCCTGGTGCTGATCACCGGCAAGATCGATCTGTCGCTGGAGTCGGTGGTCGGCATCGCGCCCGCCGTCGGCGCCCTGCTGGTGCTGCCGTCCGCGCAGTCCGGCTGGGGCACGGAGTGGTCGGTCGCGCTCGCCCTCGTCGCGATCCTCGTCGTGGGCGGAGTCATCGGCGCCTTCAACGGCATCCTGGTGGTGAAGTTCAAGCTCAACGCCTTCATCGTCACCCTCGCGATGCTGATCGTCCTGCGTGGCCTGTTGGTCGGCGCCACCAAGGGCAAGACACTGTTCGGCATGCCCGACGCGTTCTTCCAGCTGGCGACCTCCACCTTCCTGCGCGTCCCGCTGTCGGTGTGGCTGGCCGCGGTCGCCTTCGGAGTCGCCGGACTGATCCTCAAATACCACCGCGTCGGGCGCGCCCTGTACGCCATCGGCGGCAACACGGAGGCGGCCCGCGCCGCCGGTATCCGCGTCGACCGGATGCTGCTCGGCGTCTCCGTCGTCGCCGGCGTCCTCGCCTCGGTCGGCGGAATCATGCAGACCGGGTACGTCGGCGCGATCAGCGCCAACCAGGGCAACAACATGATCTTCACGGTGATGGCGGCGGCGGTCATCGGCGGCATCAGCCTGGACGGCGGCAAGGGCACCATGTTCGGCGCCCTGACCGGCGTACTCCTCCTCGGCGTGGTGCAGAACCTGCTCACGCTCGCCCAGGTGCCGTCCTTCTGGATCCAGGCCATCTACGGCGGAATCATCCTGGTCGCCCTGATGATCGCCCGCGTGACCACCGGCCGCGCCCAGGACTGA
- a CDS encoding L-fuconate dehydratase, producing the protein MSPTAARITAVDTYDIRFPTSRELDGSDAMNPDPDYSAAYVVLRGDAADCPEGHGFTFTIGRGNDVQVAAIEALRGHVVGRSVDELCADPGSLARDLIGDSQLRWLGPEKGVMHMAIGAVVNAVWDLAAKRAGKPLWQLLADAEPEWLVRQVDFRYLTDALTPEEALELLRRGREGAAERAATLREKGFPAYTTSPGWLGYSDEKLTRLAAEAVADGFRQIKLKVGADLADDVRRCRVARSVVGPDIRIAIDANQRWNVDEAITWTKALAEFEPYWIEEPTSPDDVLGHAAVREAVAPVKVATGEHVQNRVVFKQLLQAGAIDVLQIDAARVAGVNENLAILLLAAKFGVPVCPHAGGVGLCELVQHLSMFDFVALSGTTDDRVIEYVDHLHDHFLAPVVIRQGHYTAPTAPGFSATMRPQSIAEFTYPGGTFWAADLAHQKSDSQPSDKQKGEAA; encoded by the coding sequence GTGTCCCCAACTGCCGCCCGTATCACCGCGGTCGACACCTACGACATCCGTTTCCCCACCTCGCGCGAGCTCGACGGCTCCGACGCGATGAACCCGGACCCCGACTACTCGGCGGCGTACGTCGTGCTGCGCGGCGACGCGGCCGACTGTCCCGAGGGGCACGGCTTCACCTTCACCATCGGGCGGGGCAACGACGTCCAGGTCGCCGCGATCGAGGCGCTGCGCGGGCATGTGGTCGGACGCTCGGTCGACGAGCTGTGCGCGGACCCGGGCTCCCTCGCCCGGGACCTGATCGGGGACAGTCAGCTGCGCTGGCTCGGGCCCGAGAAGGGCGTGATGCACATGGCGATCGGCGCCGTCGTCAACGCCGTGTGGGACCTGGCCGCCAAGCGTGCCGGGAAGCCCCTGTGGCAGCTGCTCGCCGACGCCGAACCGGAGTGGCTGGTCCGCCAGGTCGACTTCCGCTACCTCACGGACGCCCTCACCCCCGAGGAGGCGCTCGAACTGCTGCGTCGTGGCCGGGAGGGCGCCGCCGAGCGCGCCGCGACCCTCCGGGAGAAGGGCTTCCCCGCCTACACCACCTCGCCCGGCTGGCTCGGCTACAGCGACGAGAAGCTCACCCGCCTCGCCGCCGAGGCCGTCGCCGACGGGTTCCGGCAGATCAAGCTGAAGGTGGGTGCCGACCTCGCGGACGACGTACGCCGCTGCCGGGTCGCCCGCTCGGTGGTCGGCCCCGACATCCGGATCGCCATCGACGCCAACCAGCGCTGGAACGTGGACGAGGCGATCACCTGGACCAAGGCCCTCGCCGAGTTCGAGCCCTACTGGATCGAGGAGCCCACCAGCCCCGACGACGTCCTCGGCCACGCCGCCGTCCGCGAGGCCGTCGCCCCCGTCAAGGTCGCCACCGGCGAACACGTCCAGAACCGTGTCGTCTTCAAACAGCTCCTCCAGGCCGGCGCCATCGACGTCCTGCAGATCGACGCCGCCCGCGTCGCCGGCGTCAACGAGAACCTCGCCATCCTGCTCCTCGCGGCCAAGTTCGGCGTGCCGGTCTGCCCGCACGCGGGCGGGGTCGGCCTGTGCGAACTCGTCCAGCACCTGTCGATGTTCGACTTCGTGGCGCTCTCCGGCACCACCGACGACCGGGTCATCGAATACGTCGACCATCTGCACGACCACTTCCTCGCCCCGGTGGTGATCAGGCAGGGTCACTACACGGCACCCACCGCGCCGGGCTTCTCCGCGACCATGCGGCCGCAGTCCATCGCGGAGTTCACCTACCCCGGCGGCACCTTCTGGGCCGCCGACCTCGCCCACCAGAAGTCCGACAGCCAGCCGAGCGACAAGCAGAAGGGGGAAGCCGCGTGA